From a region of the Stenotrophomonas sp. BIO128-Bstrain genome:
- a CDS encoding YaeQ family protein, producing MALTATIRKAELQISDMDRGYYASHTLTLAQHPSETDDRLMVRLLTFALNADDRLEFGRGLSVDDEPDLWRRDYTGDIELWIELGQPDESRLRKAAGRARAVQLVTYGGRAADIWWDRNASALKKLATLEVMDLPGEFVTEWGAQIERTMQWDVQIQDGEVQLTSDKAQLSVIPTWRKQKPQA from the coding sequence ATGGCCCTCACCGCCACCATCCGCAAGGCCGAACTGCAGATCAGCGACATGGACCGCGGCTACTACGCCAGCCATACGCTGACGCTGGCCCAGCATCCGTCCGAAACCGACGACCGCCTGATGGTGCGCCTGCTCACCTTCGCGCTGAACGCCGACGACCGGCTGGAGTTCGGCCGCGGCCTGAGCGTGGATGACGAACCGGACCTGTGGCGCCGCGATTACACCGGCGACATCGAACTGTGGATCGAGCTGGGCCAGCCGGACGAGTCGCGCCTGCGCAAGGCCGCCGGCCGCGCGCGCGCGGTGCAGCTGGTCACCTACGGCGGCCGCGCCGCCGACATCTGGTGGGACCGCAACGCCTCCGCGCTGAAGAAGCTCGCCACGCTGGAGGTGATGGACCTGCCGGGCGAGTTCGTCACCGAATGGGGCGCGCAGATCGAACGCACGATGCAGTGGGACGTGCAGATCCAGGACGGCGAAGTGCAGTTGACCTCCGACAAGGCCCAGCTCAGCGTCATCCCCACCTGGCGCAAGCAGAAGCCGCAGGCCTGA
- the fabV gene encoding enoyl-ACP reductase FabV — protein MVIKPRVRGFICVTTHPVGCDAAVKQQIEYIQSKPKITNGPKKVLVLGASTGYGLAARITAAFGSDAATLGVFFERPGTETKPGTAGWYNTAAFHKYAEQAGLYAKSVNGDAFSDEVKAKVIELIKQDLGQVDQVVYSLAAPRRKHPRTGEVISSTLKPIGAPITLRGLDTDKEVITETTIEPATPEEIAGTVAVMGGEDWQMWIDALLEAGVLAEGATTTAFTYVGEEITQAIYWNGSIGAAKKDLDEKVVGLRQKLAPIGGDARVSVLKAVVTQASSAIPTMPLYLSLLFKVMKAKGTHEGCIEQLDTLYDILYGGKEAGTATERLRHDLVTDGGRKVELIDDAGRLRADYKEMAPEVQGEVVALWPQVTNENLYEISDLAGYKADFLRLFGFGVEGVDYDADVATDVKIPNLVEMA, from the coding sequence ATGGTCATCAAACCGCGTGTGCGCGGCTTCATCTGCGTCACCACCCATCCCGTCGGCTGCGATGCGGCCGTCAAGCAGCAGATCGAGTACATCCAGTCCAAGCCGAAGATCACCAACGGCCCGAAGAAGGTGCTGGTGCTCGGTGCCTCCACCGGCTACGGCCTGGCTGCGCGCATCACGGCGGCGTTCGGCAGTGATGCCGCCACGCTGGGCGTGTTCTTCGAGCGTCCGGGTACCGAGACCAAGCCCGGCACTGCCGGCTGGTACAACACCGCCGCGTTCCACAAGTACGCCGAGCAGGCTGGTCTGTACGCCAAGAGCGTCAACGGCGATGCCTTCTCCGACGAGGTCAAGGCCAAGGTCATCGAGCTGATCAAGCAGGATCTCGGCCAGGTCGACCAGGTGGTGTACAGCCTGGCCGCGCCGCGCCGCAAGCATCCCAGGACCGGTGAAGTGATCAGCTCCACGCTCAAGCCGATCGGCGCACCGATCACGCTGCGCGGCCTGGATACCGACAAGGAAGTGATCACCGAAACCACGATCGAGCCGGCCACGCCGGAAGAGATCGCCGGTACCGTCGCCGTCATGGGCGGCGAAGACTGGCAGATGTGGATCGATGCGCTGCTCGAGGCCGGTGTGCTGGCCGAAGGCGCGACCACCACGGCCTTCACCTACGTCGGTGAGGAAATCACCCAGGCGATCTACTGGAACGGCTCCATCGGCGCGGCCAAGAAGGATCTGGACGAGAAGGTCGTCGGCCTGCGTCAGAAGCTGGCGCCGATCGGTGGCGATGCGCGCGTATCGGTGCTCAAGGCCGTGGTCACCCAGGCCAGCTCGGCGATCCCGACCATGCCGCTGTACCTGTCGCTGCTGTTCAAGGTGATGAAGGCCAAGGGCACCCACGAGGGCTGCATCGAACAGCTCGATACCCTGTACGACATCCTCTACGGCGGCAAGGAGGCGGGCACCGCGACCGAGCGCCTGCGCCACGACCTGGTCACCGATGGCGGCCGCAAGGTCGAGTTGATCGATGACGCCGGCCGCCTGCGCGCGGACTACAAGGAAATGGCGCCGGAGGTGCAGGGCGAAGTGGTCGCGCTGTGGCCGCAGGTGACCAACGAGAACCTCTACGAGATCAGCGATCTGGCCGGCTACAAGGCCGATTTCCTGCGTCTGTTCGGGTTCGGTGTGGAAGGCGTGGATTACGACGCCGATGTCGCGACCGATGTGAAGATCCCGAACCTGGTCGAGATGGCCTGA
- the secF gene encoding protein translocase subunit SecF, with the protein MKLFPLHLIPNDTKFDFMRTRWVAVSLAALVFIAAIGCIAFKGFNYALDFTGGTVVEVRFDKPADVDAVREHLEGAGYAGAQVQSFGSGSNLLIRLQPQEMAEGENAGEANNRTAEAVQKAISMEGNQAAIVGAEFVGPQVGKELALNGLYAALFVLIGFLIYIGFRFEWKFAMVAIITTLFDVLVVAGYFSLSGREFDLTVLAGLLSVMGFSINDTIVVFDRVRENFRSLRVEPLEVMNRSINQTLSRTIITSLVFFLSVLALYLYGGGSLEGLALSQMIGAVIGTLSSIFIACPLLTMGALAVTKQDLLPKAKDVEALERRP; encoded by the coding sequence ATGAAACTTTTCCCGTTGCATCTGATCCCGAACGACACCAAGTTCGACTTCATGCGCACCCGTTGGGTGGCTGTCTCGCTGGCTGCCCTGGTGTTCATTGCCGCCATCGGCTGCATTGCCTTCAAGGGCTTCAACTACGCGCTGGACTTCACCGGCGGCACCGTGGTCGAAGTGCGCTTCGACAAGCCGGCTGACGTCGATGCCGTGCGTGAGCATCTGGAAGGCGCCGGCTATGCCGGTGCCCAGGTGCAGAGCTTCGGCAGCGGCAGCAACCTGCTGATCCGCCTGCAGCCGCAGGAAATGGCCGAAGGCGAGAACGCCGGTGAAGCCAACAACCGCACCGCCGAAGCCGTGCAGAAGGCGATCTCGATGGAGGGCAACCAGGCCGCCATCGTCGGCGCCGAGTTCGTCGGCCCGCAGGTGGGTAAAGAGCTGGCCCTGAACGGCCTGTACGCGGCGCTGTTCGTGTTGATCGGCTTCCTGATCTACATCGGTTTCCGCTTTGAGTGGAAGTTCGCGATGGTGGCGATCATCACCACGCTGTTCGACGTGCTGGTGGTGGCGGGCTACTTCTCGCTGAGTGGCCGCGAGTTCGATCTGACCGTGCTGGCCGGCCTGCTGTCGGTGATGGGCTTCTCGATCAACGACACCATCGTGGTGTTCGACCGCGTGCGTGAAAACTTCCGCAGCCTGCGCGTCGAGCCGCTGGAAGTGATGAACCGTTCGATCAACCAGACGCTGTCGCGCACGATCATCACTTCGCTGGTGTTCTTCCTGTCGGTGCTGGCGCTGTACCTGTACGGCGGTGGTTCGCTGGAAGGGCTGGCGCTGAGCCAGATGATCGGTGCGGTGATCGGTACGCTGTCGTCGATCTTCATCGCCTGCCCGCTGCTGACGATGGGCGCACTGGCGGTGACCAAGCAGGATCTGCTGCCGAAGGCCAAGGACGTGGAAGCGCTGGAGCGTCGTCCGTAA
- a CDS encoding EAL domain-containing protein, translated as MQNANDMTVRLLIVDDSGENAETIVSTLRNSGIAVRPTRPQHSEELAHVLGTQPIDLVLVAAAQSIPLLQVTQQIAASGKDIPMILLAESINENEWVEAGANGIRAIALRHRPEHLLAVVRNEWTDLHARRGLRRIEAQMRETERRCDALISSSRDPIAYVHEGMHIRANEAYLEMFGYETFDDVEGISLLDMVAPQHVDGFKQLLKSMSKGDAPPPQYQVDARNQDGAVFPATMEFTQASYEGESCLQVVFRRRMEFDPELAREVEDLRQRDQVTGLLNRPTFMLHVENAVAQAGRSEGRFGLLLVEPDHYARLLPEIGLDSADALIGALARVLAQSVGDAAQVARFGEHSFAVLTEAPYAQTVALADQIRAAFAAQVFSIGERSATVTVSVGGVQVGEKIASIGQVLARATECTQAALELGNTTRVFDPAAVDRVEEERIQHWVARIRQALDGDGFQLHYQPVLNLQGEALELYEAYLRLEHNGELLSPTAFLGIAEEHGLLADINRWVVTHAIGMLAARRREGHVTHLMVKITPESFNDPQMIVTLRRELQAQGVPGEQLWLHAPEAKVFTHLRNAQQFLAAIAPLGCRIGLEQFGSGLDSFQLLAHFQPQFLKLDRDFTCDLASTREHSGKISEITARAQAANIRTIAEFVADANSMSLLFSAGVDYVQGDFVGPAGPVMDFDFS; from the coding sequence ATGCAGAACGCGAATGACATGACGGTCCGCCTGCTGATCGTGGACGACAGCGGCGAGAACGCCGAGACCATCGTCAGCACGCTGCGCAACAGCGGCATCGCGGTGCGCCCGACGCGCCCGCAGCACAGCGAGGAACTGGCCCACGTCCTGGGCACCCAGCCGATCGACCTGGTACTGGTCGCTGCCGCCCAGAGCATCCCGCTGCTGCAGGTCACCCAGCAGATCGCGGCCAGTGGCAAGGACATCCCCATGATCCTGCTGGCCGAGTCGATCAATGAGAACGAGTGGGTCGAGGCCGGTGCCAATGGCATCCGCGCCATCGCCCTGCGCCACCGCCCCGAGCACCTGCTGGCGGTGGTGCGCAATGAATGGACCGATCTGCACGCGCGCCGCGGGCTGCGCCGGATCGAGGCCCAGATGCGCGAGACCGAGCGCCGCTGCGACGCGCTGATCTCCTCCTCGCGCGACCCGATCGCCTATGTCCATGAAGGCATGCACATCCGCGCCAACGAGGCCTACCTGGAGATGTTCGGCTACGAGACCTTCGATGATGTGGAGGGCATCTCGCTGCTGGACATGGTCGCGCCGCAGCACGTGGACGGCTTCAAGCAGCTGCTCAAGTCGATGAGCAAGGGCGATGCACCGCCGCCGCAGTACCAGGTGGACGCACGCAACCAGGACGGGGCGGTGTTCCCGGCCACGATGGAGTTCACCCAGGCCAGCTACGAAGGCGAATCCTGCCTGCAGGTGGTGTTCCGCCGCCGCATGGAGTTCGACCCGGAGCTGGCGCGCGAGGTCGAGGACCTGCGCCAGCGCGACCAGGTCACTGGCCTGCTCAACCGACCGACCTTCATGCTGCATGTCGAAAATGCCGTGGCCCAGGCCGGCCGCAGCGAGGGCCGGTTCGGCCTGCTGCTGGTCGAGCCCGACCACTATGCGCGCCTGCTGCCCGAGATCGGGCTGGACTCGGCCGACGCGCTGATCGGTGCCCTTGCCCGCGTGCTGGCCCAATCCGTTGGCGACGCTGCCCAGGTGGCCCGCTTCGGTGAACACAGCTTCGCCGTGCTGACCGAAGCACCCTACGCGCAGACCGTCGCCTTGGCCGACCAGATCCGGGCCGCCTTCGCCGCGCAGGTGTTCAGCATCGGCGAGCGCTCGGCCACGGTCACCGTCAGCGTCGGCGGCGTGCAGGTCGGCGAAAAGATCGCCAGCATCGGCCAGGTGCTGGCCCGCGCCACCGAGTGCACGCAGGCAGCCCTGGAACTGGGCAACACCACCCGGGTGTTCGACCCGGCGGCAGTGGACCGCGTGGAAGAAGAGCGCATCCAGCACTGGGTCGCACGCATCCGCCAGGCGCTGGACGGCGATGGCTTCCAGCTGCATTACCAGCCGGTGCTCAACCTGCAGGGCGAAGCGCTGGAGTTGTACGAGGCCTACCTGCGCCTGGAGCACAACGGCGAGCTGCTCAGCCCGACCGCGTTCCTGGGCATCGCCGAGGAACACGGCCTGCTGGCCGACATCAACCGCTGGGTGGTCACCCACGCGATCGGCATGCTCGCCGCACGCAGGCGCGAGGGCCACGTCACCCACCTGATGGTCAAGATCACCCCGGAGTCGTTCAACGACCCGCAGATGATCGTCACCCTGCGCCGCGAGCTGCAGGCCCAGGGCGTGCCGGGCGAACAGCTGTGGCTGCATGCGCCGGAGGCAAAGGTGTTCACCCACCTGCGCAATGCGCAGCAGTTCCTGGCGGCGATCGCGCCGCTCGGCTGCCGGATCGGCCTGGAGCAGTTCGGCTCGGGGCTGGACTCGTTCCAGCTGCTGGCCCATTTCCAGCCGCAGTTCCTCAAGCTGGACCGCGACTTCACCTGCGACCTCGCCAGCACCCGCGAACACAGCGGGAAGATCAGCGAGATCACCGCGCGGGCGCAGGCCGCCAACATCCGCACCATCGCCGAGTTCGTCGCCGATGCCAACTCGATGAGCCTGCTTTTCAGTGCCGGGGTGGACTACGTGCAGGGCGACTTCGTCGGCCCGGCCGGCCCGGTGATGGATTTCGATTTCAGCTGA
- a CDS encoding NAD(P)/FAD-dependent oxidoreductase: MSVIRCDVLVIGAGAAGLMCAMTAGRRGRMVQVIDHANKVGKKILMSGGGRCNFTNTGTTAANFLSANPHFCKSALARYTPWHFIEMVERHGIAYHEKELGQLFCDISSRQIVKMLVDECQAAGVQIRTDCGVQKVERGADGFHVHTAQGHFHAASLVVATGGLSIPSMGATGFGYELARQFGHEVLPTRAGLVPLTLSGKHQERFNELSGVALPIEARCNGVEFRNSMLITHRGISGPAILQISSYWQPGDELRLDLLPGQDALGWLRRMKAERGAAELRTVLSEVLPRRLALRLCEHWLPDRLVRQIDEPQLREAADLLQNFPLVASGTEGYRTAEVTLGGVDTRKVSSSTFESQLVPGLHFIGEVLDVTGWLGGYNFQWAWACGHAAGSVA, from the coding sequence ATGTCCGTGATCCGATGCGATGTACTGGTGATCGGCGCCGGCGCGGCCGGGCTGATGTGTGCGATGACCGCTGGCAGGCGCGGGCGCATGGTGCAGGTGATCGACCATGCCAACAAGGTCGGCAAGAAGATCCTGATGTCCGGCGGCGGGCGCTGCAACTTCACCAACACCGGCACCACGGCCGCCAACTTCCTGTCGGCCAACCCGCATTTCTGCAAATCCGCGCTGGCCCGTTACACCCCCTGGCACTTCATCGAGATGGTGGAGCGGCACGGCATCGCGTATCACGAAAAAGAACTGGGCCAGCTGTTCTGCGACATCTCCTCCAGGCAGATCGTGAAGATGCTGGTGGACGAATGCCAGGCCGCCGGGGTGCAGATCCGCACCGACTGCGGGGTGCAGAAGGTCGAGCGCGGCGCGGACGGTTTCCACGTGCACACCGCGCAGGGTCACTTCCACGCCGCCTCGCTGGTGGTCGCCACCGGTGGCTTGTCGATCCCGAGCATGGGCGCCACCGGCTTCGGCTATGAGCTGGCCCGCCAGTTCGGCCACGAGGTTCTGCCGACCCGGGCCGGGCTGGTGCCGCTGACCTTGAGCGGCAAGCACCAGGAGCGCTTCAACGAGCTCAGCGGCGTCGCCCTGCCGATCGAGGCACGCTGCAACGGGGTCGAGTTCCGCAATTCGATGCTGATCACCCACCGCGGCATCAGCGGCCCGGCGATCCTGCAGATCTCTTCGTACTGGCAGCCCGGCGATGAGCTGCGGCTGGACCTGCTGCCGGGCCAGGACGCGCTGGGCTGGCTGCGCCGGATGAAGGCCGAGCGCGGCGCCGCCGAGCTGCGCACGGTGCTGTCCGAGGTGCTGCCGCGGCGGCTCGCGCTGCGCCTGTGCGAGCACTGGCTGCCGGACCGGCTGGTGCGCCAGATCGATGAGCCGCAGCTGCGCGAGGCGGCCGATCTGCTGCAGAATTTCCCGCTGGTGGCCAGTGGCACCGAGGGCTACCGTACCGCCGAGGTGACGCTGGGCGGGGTCGACACCCGCAAGGTGTCCTCCAGTACCTTTGAATCGCAACTGGTTCCCGGCCTGCACTTCATCGGGGAGGTGCTGGACGTGACCGGCTGGCTGGGGGGCTACAACTTCCAGTGGGCCTGGGCCTGTGGCCATGCCGCGGGCAGCGTGGCCTGA
- a CDS encoding GAD-like domain-containing protein translates to MSEFADYFIKRYGSPELTVALRPDELDQAERVLPQQLIELYRRFGRCVMRGGRIQLCLPDDLGPVLDQTFDGDETFSSSNTHAFAYTAFGCIYFFHESLGLGSVDLLTGHVEVEDLTSPPPPGTPIDTAVHIPLVLSDESLDFLDLDGNPLFERATKALGTLQIGECYGFFPALGLCGIAHIDYVRRTPARAHMSLICQMTEFAIFGTTETYSLFLHRKVGPQ, encoded by the coding sequence ATGAGCGAATTCGCTGATTACTTCATCAAAAGATACGGGAGCCCGGAGCTCACCGTTGCGTTGAGACCCGACGAGCTGGATCAAGCAGAACGCGTGCTTCCCCAACAGTTGATTGAGCTCTATCGGCGCTTTGGCCGATGCGTCATGCGTGGCGGGCGCATCCAACTCTGTCTCCCTGATGATCTTGGCCCCGTCCTTGACCAGACGTTCGACGGAGATGAAACGTTCTCAAGCTCAAACACACACGCATTCGCTTATACCGCGTTCGGATGTATCTACTTCTTTCACGAATCACTAGGTCTGGGGTCGGTCGACCTACTAACCGGTCATGTCGAGGTAGAAGATCTGACATCCCCACCTCCACCAGGCACGCCGATTGACACGGCTGTTCACATTCCCCTGGTCCTGAGCGACGAATCTCTGGACTTTCTGGATCTGGACGGAAACCCGCTGTTTGAGAGAGCTACCAAGGCATTGGGGACGCTGCAGATCGGCGAATGTTATGGCTTCTTCCCAGCACTCGGCCTCTGTGGCATTGCACATATCGATTACGTTCGCAGAACACCCGCTAGAGCGCATATGTCATTGATCTGCCAAATGACGGAGTTTGCGATCTTCGGCACCACAGAGACGTACAGCCTGTTTTTGCACCGAAAAGTAGGGCCTCAATGA